The DNA window TGTTCACCGTATTGATGAGAATGTCGGGCAGGTCGTCGATTCCGATGGCCCGGTACACGAAGGCGAGGACGAGGGCATAGAGCACGGCCACGGCGGCGGCCTCTGTGGCCGTAAAGATGCCGGCCACAATTCCGCCAATGACGACAACAAGCATGAGCAGGCTGGGCACGGCCTCCAGAAATCGCCAGAAGACCGTCGACAGCGGGAGCCGCTCGGAGGTGGGGTAGTTGGCACGAAACGACCAGTATCCGGCCACGGCCATCAGGCTCAGGCCGACCAGGAGGCCGGGAAGGTAGCCCGCGAGGAAGAGAGCAGCGATGGAGACACCCCCACTCGCGAGCGAGTAGACGATGAGGATGTTGCTGGGGGGGATGAGGAGGCCGGTTGTGGCGGCCGTGGAGTTGACGGCCGCACTGAAGTTTTTGTCGTAGCCCTCGGCTTCCATCTGCGGCGCCATGAAGCCGCCAACTGCCGATGCAGCCGCGGCGGCAGAGCCCGAGATGGCCCCGAAGAGCATGGCAGCCACCACGTTTACGTAGGCGAGCCCCCCGGGAAGCATGCCCACGAGCCCCTTCGCAAAGTCCACGAGGCGGCGCGCCATCCCGCCCTGATTCATGAGCTCCCCCGCGAGGATGAAAAACGGAATGGCCAGCAGTGGGAATGAGTTGAGGCTTGCCGCCATGCGCTGAGCCACGGTGGTGATAACCGGCAGCGGATCAATCCCGACGAGGAGCGCTGCCGTGGTGCTCAGGCCGAGACAAAACGCGACGGGCACCCCAATCGCCAGCGTCACCACGAAGACCAGAAGGAGAATGAGAACCGGAAGAACCTCCATGAGATCAGCCGAGTCGATTGAGCAGGTCGGAGCAAAGGCGGGCTACGCGTTTGGAGGAGTGACCTCTGGGTCGGGATTTTCGCCAGGCAGCGCACGCAGTGCTCGTGCCTCCTCGATTATGTGCACGACACTGTAAAACGCAATGACGAGGCCGGAGAGTGGCACCGCCGCGTAGACGTAGCCGACCAGAATGTTGAGGGACGAGGAGGTCTGTCCCGAAAGAAGCAGGAGGTACACGAGACGAACCCCGCCGGCCCCCATCACGACGACAGCAAAGGTGAAAATGCACACCTCAATGACGATCTGAAGCCGATGGTGCCGGCGTCCCTCCAGCTTTTCGGGTAGAAGTTCAAGGGCAAGGTGGCTGCGCTTCCCCGCAGCGTAACCAGACCCGAGAATGCCAACCCAGATCAAAAGATACCGGGCCAGTTCCTCGGTGAAGCCACTGGGGGCACTAATCACGAAGCGGGTAAAGACCTGCCAGAGAACATTCAGGACGGCCATGCTCATCAACACGACGAGGAGGCCCCTCAGTCCTTGGTCGACCACGTTCGTCACCTGTTCAAGAGTCATCGGACGAGTGTAGATTTCGAATGCGCTGGAAGAGCTCGTAGACGCGGGGCTGATTTTTGCGGTACTGTTCGTAAAGAGGCTGCACGGCCTCGACGAACTTCGACTTGTCCGGGCGGACAATCTCGACCCCTGCTTCCTTCACCACCTTCATTGCCTCCCTTTCGGCCTGGGCCCAGTACGCTTTCTGCTTCTGCAGGGAGGCGTCGGCGGCGGTCTGCACCCACGAGCGTTGCTGTTCGGTGAGATCCTCCCAGGTGTGGGTGCTGATGAGCAGCACGTCCGGGGGAGAGGTGTGTTGGTCGAGAGAGTAATAGTCGACCAGCTCGTAGTGGCGAGTCGAGTGCAAGCTCGGGGGATTGTTCTCGGCCCCTTCCACAACCCCCTGCTGCAGGGCCGTGTAGAGCTCGCCGAAGGAAATCGGAGTGGCCTGAGCCCCAAGCTCCTGCACCATCTGGATCGCCACGGGGCTCTGCTGGACGCGAATCTTAAGGCCCTTCAGATCGGCGGGCTCGCGGATCGGAGTGTCGGCGGTGTAGAAGCTCCGGCTTCCAGCGTCGTAGTACGTGAGGCCTCGAAGCCACACGTCCTGTCCCGACAGCAGGATCTCGCGTCCGATTTCGCCTTCGAGCACGTTGAACCGGTGCTTATCATTTCGGAAGACGTAGGGCAAGCCGAACACCCGATAGTCGCGACTGAACCCTTCAAGGACGGCCGAGGACACCTTGGCCATGTCCAGGCTGCCGATCTGCAGCAGCTCCAGGCATTGCCGCTCGGTGCCCAGCTGCTCGCTTGGATAGATTTCCACGTTCATCTTCCCGTCCGAAAGGCTATCCACCGTGTGGGCGAAGTACCGCATTCCCTTGCTGACGGGGTGGGCCGGGGCCATGCCGTGTCCCAGCCGAAGGGTGGTCGTGTCTGCCTCAGAACCGCATCCCGTGAAAAGCAGAAGCCCGAGGAGAAGGCCCCCGAGGGGCACGGCCGAAAACCGGCGAAGCGACGGTAGCAACGCAGAGTCCATGCGACGACCGCTGGCAATGAGGAGCAAAACGTAGATTGCGTGCCTAGCTTAATCGGTTAAGCCACAGCGCCGCCTAAGATGAAAAGAGTGTCTAGAAAAGTCAACCGAGTGCGGATTGTTGGCACGACTGCGCATATCGGATTCCAACGAGACTCGGGGATTGCAGAGGAGCACGGGGGCGGCCCGTCTCCTTGTGACCATGGCAAACTTGCACATGAAAGGAAGTCTTCTCTTTATGAGTCGTGGCGGCGGACCCGTTGTCGACTCTCCTCACGTCTCCGAGGTGTGGGGATCTTGGGACTGACCATGGTCCTGCGTCCGCCCGTTCCCGACGTTCTTTCGACACGACCCGACACCCACCCATGTCTCTCCAGGATCTTCGTGCCCAGGCCAACGCCCGCTCGCCCGACGAGCTAGTGGAGCATCTCAAGAGCTTTGAGCTCGATCTCGAGTTTACCGCTGGGATCTGGTTCTTTACCCAGGTAGATTCCCGGTTCCACGATCACTACAAGGAGGCCCGTTCCATTGAGGAGCGCCTCGACATTGCAGCGTCGCTGAAGGACTACGGCCTCGTCGGACTTGAGGCACACTACCCGAACGAAATCAACGAGGACAACGTCGAGCTCTGGAAGGATTTTCAGGAGGACACGGGCATTGAGCTCGTGACGACGATCCCCCTTCTTTTCTACGACCAGCAGTTCGAGTTTGGCTCCCTTTCGAATCCAGACGAGGAGGTTCGCCAGAATGCCATCGAGCGGACGAAGCGGACCTTTCGGATCGGGAAAGAGGTGGACACCGACTTTTCCGTGATCTGGCCGGGCATCGACGGGTACGAAAATCCGTTCGGCATCGACCTGGCGGCCATGCGGACCCGCTTCGAGGAGGGGCTGGCCGAGGCCCTGGACGCCGTGCCGGGCACGCGGGTAGCGTTTGAGCCGAAGCCGTACGAGCCGCGCGGACACATTCTCTATGGTCTCACCCCCGAAGGCAACCTTCTCGGCCGCAACGTGGAGGCAATGCTGACGGCTGATGAGAATCGGCGTCTGCTGGACGAGGGGCACAAGCTCGTCTGTATGAACCCGGAGATCGGACACGTGCACATGGGCTACGAGGATCTGCCGTACGCTCTCTCCTGGCCGCTGTCGGAGGGCCGCCTCGCGCACACGCACTGGAATAGCCAGCCGCTCGGCAACTACGACCAGGATCTTAACGTGGGCACCATCTCGCCGGAGCAGATGGAGGCGGGGCTTTACACGCTCAAGATGCACGGCTACGACGGCCGCTTCGGCATCGACATCAACCCGGAGCGCCAGCCGGTGGACGTGGCGCTCAAGATCTCGATGGATGCGTTGCGGGCCGCAAAAGAACGTATCAACGGCCTCGACCACGAGCGCATCATCGAGGCCACGACGAACCCGAGCGAGAATCGAGGCTTCATCGAGGCCTATCTGGCGCGTGAGCGGGCACCGGAAGGGGCGGATCTGCCGGCACTCGACGAGACGCTCCAGACGGCGACGGACCGCACTTCGAGTTAGCCGGATGAGGCTTCTTATTTCGAGGGCGGGCGAAAGGGACGCTTCCTGTTTCGGGAGGGTCCCTTTTGTTGTTCAGATGACACACCCACGCAACGCATCGGTCAGGACATCCCGCTATGCTGAAAGTCGACGATCCGGAAGACATTTTCCGGCTCCCGAAGATTTTCTGTACTCGACCCGATGAACTACTACCATCTTCGAAGGATCGATGTGCATCTGCCGAGCGCGTTCGCACAACGAAGCCTCCTCCGTTTGCTTCCGGCTCGATGCGGGATCTTCTCCGATAGACAAAAGCAACTCCGTCCGATACGGAGCTACTCGTAAAATGCATGATCATTCTGCATCGTTCGTATAAGGAAATGGCTGACCGGTCCTCTCGCGATGTGATGTGGCTTTCGCGGTGGTCTTCAGAGCCGATTTGTAGCTCTCTGTCGCGAAAGTCGCCTCAATCGTTCGGCCGGAAACCCGCTCCTGAGCGGGAGCACCCCTTACAGGGGACTACACATACTTTGCACGATAGCACAGGCCGTTCTAGGAGAGGAGAGGCCGACAGCGCTCCAGGTTTGATTCGGCCCGGTTGCCCTCGGCAGAATCCGGATCAAGTGGACCGACGTGGGGATATGACGGATGCATCCGATCCGCTTCCCCACAACCTTCCGTTGCACACATGAACCAGATTCCGGAGGCCACCCCGGAGATCCAGGAACAGATTCGCCCCGAGGCGGTCGCCAACCGGGTGCAGTCCGTGCGGGAACGCATAGCAAAAGCCTGTGAGCGTGCCGGACGGTCGCCCGACGAGATTACCATCGTTGGCATTTCGAAGACATTTCCCATGCAGGCCGTCGAATCAGGAAAAGCAGCGGGGATTGATCATTTTGGAGAGAATCGGGCACGGCAGTTGCGGGATAAGGCACGGACGCGGCCCGGTCGGTTCAAGGCGGGGGACGTGGTCTGGCACATGGTGGGCCACCTCCAGACGAACAAAGCCAAGTTTGTGGCGCGCCATGCCGACTGGTTCGATGCCCTCGACAGTTTGCATCTGGCTGAGGAGCTCGATGAGCGGGCGGCCAAGAACAATCGCGTGCTTCCCTGTCTTGTACAGGTTAACGTGACGGGCGAGGAGCAGAAGTACGGCCTTGATCCGGCAGAGGTGCACGATGTCCTAGACCAATGTGCACAGTTCGAGTACTTGGCCATCAAAGGCCTTATGGCCATGGCCTCGTTCGTCGACGATTCCGAACAGGTGCGAGACGAATTTCGACGGGTTCGATCGCTTTTTGAGACCTACGATCCGACCGGCAACCCCCGTGTGGAGATGACGGAACTCTCCATTGGCATGAGCAATGATTTCGAGATTGCCGTCGAGGAAGGAAGCACAATGGTACGAATTGGAAGTGCTATCTTTGGGCCGCGCGACTACGATTAACGCCGACTCGAAACAGTGTAGGGCGATTCTGGTGAAAATACGGTAAATCAAGCGACACATCTTGCCCGTAGTTGTTCCCTGAAGTCACGTTTTCTACTCTGTACTCATTCGGGACACGGCGCTTCCGTCCCGACACTCAATGGACCGGGGAGTGCTCCGTGTACTGTCCCACTGATTGATTAATGTCATGAAACTTACGCCACTCGACATTCGGAAACAGGATTTCGACAAGAGCCTCCGTGGCTACAGTCCCGACGAGGTGGAGGCCTTCCTCGACATGGTGGCCTCGCAGTGGGAAGAGATGGAAGATGAGCGGCGGCGCCTGGAGAACAAGGTCCAGGAGCTCGAAAATCAGATGGAGCACTACCAGCGGGTGGAGGAGGCATTGCAGGAGGCCCTCGACCAGACGCGCCGGAATGCCGAGCAACAGTTGGAGAATGCGAAGCAGGAGGCAAAGAACATTGTTCAGGAGGCGAAGACGGAGGCGCAGGAAATCAAGCAGCGGGCGCAGGCGAAGCGCGACCAGTTGGAGGCCGAGGCTCATACCATCCAAAACCGCCGGAACGAGGTAGTGGCCCGGCTCCGGGCATTCCTGCACTCCGAGCTTGAAATCCTGGACGAGTACCAGCAGGATGATCAGACGCGAGAGGAGAGTGCCCCGGAGGCACGCACGGGCACGGGGGAGCGTGCACCGGACGTAAGCACACTAGACGAGCCGGAGGTAGACGAGTCTGCTCCAGGTGAACAGAGTCCCGCCGAGCCGGAGGTGGACACTGCAGCCATCGAGAGCGCGGCGGATGAGATTGCCGACGAAGCGACGAAAGAGGAGGCGCCGGAGCCGGACGTGTCGGCGGAGCCCGAGGTGGAAGACCAGAACGTGCCTCCCTCGGCAGCCGCCGATGCTTCCGAAGAGGTTGAGGAGGAGGAAGACTTTGCGGAGGAGTTTGCCGGTCTGCAGGACTCGCTCTCCGACGTGATCGACGAAGAGGAATTCCAGGAGGCTTCTGCCGCCGACGAAGAAGACGAGAACGAGTCCGACATTTTTGAGGACGACACGCTGCCCGACATCGGGGGGCTCGACGAAACGACGGAGTCGGAAGCCGACGCCGCGCCGTCGGAACCGGCTGTGGAAGCAGGGCCGGACCCGTCGGCTGCGGACACGAGTGCCGACGATGCCGACAAGGCGGAGGACGACGGAGGATCGGACAGCTACCGTTCGTTTGAGGACATCCGAGAAGAAGTAAAAGAGGAGCCGATCGAGGCTGACACGTCGGAGTCGGAGAAAGAGGACACCTCCTCCACCGTCGAGGATCTGGACGACGAGACGGCCGAGATGGACTTTTCGGCGGCCTTCGAAGAGCCCGAGGGCGGAGGGGGGGGAGACGATGTGGAATCGGAGGCGCCCACGGCGGAGGTGTCAACGCCGTCGGTGGACGAGTCGGGAGCGGACGCGACGGAAGGCCCCGATCTGCCGTCGGAAGAAGAAGAGGATGACCTGGAGCGGGCCATGCGATCA is part of the Salinibacter sp. 10B genome and encodes:
- a CDS encoding TRAP transporter large permease; protein product: MEVLPVLILLLVFVVTLAIGVPVAFCLGLSTTAALLVGIDPLPVITTVAQRMAASLNSFPLLAIPFFILAGELMNQGGMARRLVDFAKGLVGMLPGGLAYVNVVAAMLFGAISGSAAAAASAVGGFMAPQMEAEGYDKNFSAAVNSTAATTGLLIPPSNILIVYSLASGGVSIAALFLAGYLPGLLVGLSLMAVAGYWSFRANYPTSERLPLSTVFWRFLEAVPSLLMLVVVIGGIVAGIFTATEAAAVAVLYALVLAFVYRAIGIDDLPDILINTVNTTAIVMLLIATSIALSWMMSFENIPQLISEGILGLTESKILILLLMNLILLVVGTFMDMTPAVLIFTPLFLPIATNLGIDPVHFGMILVLNLCVGLCTPPVGTVLFVGAAVGNTSISRMIRPMLPLYAAMVVSLLLVTYAPWISLWLPSLFGF
- a CDS encoding TRAP transporter small permease; the protein is MTLEQVTNVVDQGLRGLLVVLMSMAVLNVLWQVFTRFVISAPSGFTEELARYLLIWVGILGSGYAAGKRSHLALELLPEKLEGRRHHRLQIVIEVCIFTFAVVVMGAGGVRLVYLLLLSGQTSSSLNILVGYVYAAVPLSGLVIAFYSVVHIIEEARALRALPGENPDPEVTPPNA
- a CDS encoding TRAP transporter substrate-binding protein encodes the protein MDSALLPSLRRFSAVPLGGLLLGLLLFTGCGSEADTTTLRLGHGMAPAHPVSKGMRYFAHTVDSLSDGKMNVEIYPSEQLGTERQCLELLQIGSLDMAKVSSAVLEGFSRDYRVFGLPYVFRNDKHRFNVLEGEIGREILLSGQDVWLRGLTYYDAGSRSFYTADTPIREPADLKGLKIRVQQSPVAIQMVQELGAQATPISFGELYTALQQGVVEGAENNPPSLHSTRHYELVDYYSLDQHTSPPDVLLISTHTWEDLTEQQRSWVQTAADASLQKQKAYWAQAEREAMKVVKEAGVEIVRPDKSKFVEAVQPLYEQYRKNQPRVYELFQRIRNLHSSDDS
- a CDS encoding TIM barrel protein, producing MSLQDLRAQANARSPDELVEHLKSFELDLEFTAGIWFFTQVDSRFHDHYKEARSIEERLDIAASLKDYGLVGLEAHYPNEINEDNVELWKDFQEDTGIELVTTIPLLFYDQQFEFGSLSNPDEEVRQNAIERTKRTFRIGKEVDTDFSVIWPGIDGYENPFGIDLAAMRTRFEEGLAEALDAVPGTRVAFEPKPYEPRGHILYGLTPEGNLLGRNVEAMLTADENRRLLDEGHKLVCMNPEIGHVHMGYEDLPYALSWPLSEGRLAHTHWNSQPLGNYDQDLNVGTISPEQMEAGLYTLKMHGYDGRFGIDINPERQPVDVALKISMDALRAAKERINGLDHERIIEATTNPSENRGFIEAYLARERAPEGADLPALDETLQTATDRTSS
- a CDS encoding YggS family pyridoxal phosphate-dependent enzyme, producing the protein MNQIPEATPEIQEQIRPEAVANRVQSVRERIAKACERAGRSPDEITIVGISKTFPMQAVESGKAAGIDHFGENRARQLRDKARTRPGRFKAGDVVWHMVGHLQTNKAKFVARHADWFDALDSLHLAEELDERAAKNNRVLPCLVQVNVTGEEQKYGLDPAEVHDVLDQCAQFEYLAIKGLMAMASFVDDSEQVRDEFRRVRSLFETYDPTGNPRVEMTELSIGMSNDFEIAVEEGSTMVRIGSAIFGPRDYD
- a CDS encoding DivIVA domain-containing protein; its protein translation is MKLTPLDIRKQDFDKSLRGYSPDEVEAFLDMVASQWEEMEDERRRLENKVQELENQMEHYQRVEEALQEALDQTRRNAEQQLENAKQEAKNIVQEAKTEAQEIKQRAQAKRDQLEAEAHTIQNRRNEVVARLRAFLHSELEILDEYQQDDQTREESAPEARTGTGERAPDVSTLDEPEVDESAPGEQSPAEPEVDTAAIESAADEIADEATKEEAPEPDVSAEPEVEDQNVPPSAAADASEEVEEEEDFAEEFAGLQDSLSDVIDEEEFQEASAADEEDENESDIFEDDTLPDIGGLDETTESEADAAPSEPAVEAGPDPSAADTSADDADKAEDDGGSDSYRSFEDIREEVKEEPIEADTSESEKEDTSSTVEDLDDETAEMDFSAAFEEPEGGGGGDDVESEAPTAEVSTPSVDESGADATEGPDLPSEEEEDDLERAMRSLFPVLPDEEEPSAAETSAESSSSPPEASSTSTQSDEEEEGSRHPTGSQFEAIKEDVQQREEERDEEEKKEKKNRSRSTDEEEASTEEIEKIWSILEDME